CGCGCCAATGCTTTGTCTGCAGCCGGCCAGCAGTGCTGTGCATGCGCGAGCGGCGCCATTCGCCGGCGGAACTGGCGGCGGCGGTGGAGGAGCTGTTAATCCGGTTTGCCGCTTACGAGACACGGGCGGTCAGTCCCCGGGCCGAAAAGATTGGGGCGCTGGCCGTAGAGGCGATGCTGTATGAAGTGGCCTGCACGCCGGCGCCAGGGCTGGTAGACCGCAACAACGCCGGCGCGCACCGGGATATGGATTTCTTCACCTTTATGGCCAGTACGGCCGCGCTTAGCTTGACGATGGCTCGCTGCGCCGAAGCGGGCCTGCGCCATGGCGGATCTTTGCCGGCCCTGCTGCCTGTACTGCGCCGCATTGGCCGGGAAGGCGAACAATCAATGCTGGCGGCCACGCGCGGAGTCAATACGCAAAAAGGCCTGCTGTTTTCCCTGGGGATTGTTGTCGCCGCTGCCGGCTGGCTGGTGCAGCGCCGGCAGCCGGTAGCGCCCGCTGCTGTACTGGCAGCGGTGGCCGAAATGGTGGACGGCATTGTCGCGCGGGAACTAGGGGGTGTGGCGGCCAAACCGGCGGCGAAGCTAACGGCCGGTGAACGGCTGTATCGTGACTATGGCATTACCGGCATTCGCGGCGAAATGGAGCGAGGCTTGCCGGCCGTGCGGAATTACGGGCTTCCTGCGCTCAGGCAGGCGCTGACGGCGGGGCTAAGCGTGAACGATGCACTGGTCGAAACCTTGATGGTGCTTATGGCCCATGTAGAGGATACGACGGTGATGAACCGGCATAACCCCGATACTTTGCGGCAGTGGCTGCGGCCGCGGGTGGCGGCCTTTTTGGCCGCAGGCGGCATGTACGCGGCTGATGGACGGGAACGGGCCGCGGCGCTTGATGAAGAATTTATTGCCCATAACGTTAGCCCCGGTGGCGCTGCCGATTTGCTGGCCGTTACCTGGTTTCTTTACCGCCTGGAAGAGGTTGGCGAATCTCTTGACGAATAATTTGTTTTAGCATAAAGTGATTGTAAAGAGAAACGACCTGTTTGACAAGGAGGGGCCAATGCAGTTTAACATTCATCCTGTCAATCTTATCCGGGCCCTGTCGCAGGCACTTGAACTGTCTACCGACGGTTTATCCCGCCACCACTGGCGGACGGCGTATATTGCCAATCGCTTGGCTGAGCATATCGGCATTGATGGATCGCAGCGGTTAATTTTAGTTTACGCGGCACTGCTCCATGACCTGGGGGCCGCGTCCAACTGGGAGGAAAGGCTCCGCCTGCCATCAATGCTGACCGGCACCGGCGGTAACATCTACGCCCACGCCGAAGCCGGCTATGAACTATTGAAGGACTCGGCGCAGCTTGGCATAGTGGCCGAACCGATCCGCCACCACCATGACTACTGGGACGGGTCGAGTCCTTCCGGGGTAGGCGGTAAGGACATTCCGCTTATTTCCCGGATTATTAATCTGGCCGACCGGGTAGAAGTCCTCTTGCGCGAGGACGATTTTATCCTAACGCAGCGTCCCGCAGTTCTGGCCGCTATCCGCAGCCAGAGCGGCATTTGTTTTGATCCTGAATTGGTGCGTGCTTTTCACGATTTTGCCCGGGAAGAGAGCTTTTGGTTTGACCTGGCTAATCGGCATTATTACCAAAACTTTTTCCGGGATATTGACGACTATGGCCGCATGCGGTTCACCATCGACGACGTTATTAATGTGGCCGAGGTTTTTGCCACCATCATTGACCGTACCAGTCGGTTCACGGGCGCTCACTCTCGCTGTGTGTCCCTTGTGGCGTCTTTTCTGGCCGAGCTCAAAGGCTACAGCGCCGCCGAAGTAAAAGCCATGCGCATTGCCGGCTTGTTCCACGACCTCGGGAAGCTGGCCATCCCCAACGCCATCCTGGAGAAGCCGGGCAAACTGTCAGAGCAGGAATTTGCCCTTATCAAGCAGCATGTCTACTACACCTACCGGATCTTAGAGCAAATCGACGGCTTCGATATCATCGCCGAGTGGGCGGCCTATCATCACGAGACGCTGGACGGGACGGGGTATCCTTTTCGCATTGATGAAAAAAGACTACGGCTCGGATCCCGCATTATGGCAGTGGCCGATGTATTTACCGCCCTCAGCGAAATCCGTCCTTATCGCGAGCCTCTGCCCTACCAAAAAGTAGAGAGTATTATGCGCGGTATGGTCGATAGCCGCAAGCTGGATGCGAAAATTACGGCTGAACTTTTCGATAACGGAAGGGAATTGTACGACCTTATCCAAAGTATGACCAGTGCCTATGGGCCATGAAGTAAAAGGACGATACCCGGCAGAGAAGGGTCTGCAAAAAACTTTATGGGAAATATTGCTTGGACTAGAGGTGTTGACTTTTTTTGCTCCCGACGGTAAAATATATAACGTGAAAAACGCCGATATAGCTCAGCTGGTAGAGCAGCGCATTCGTAATGCGCGGGTCGCAGGTTCGAATCCTGTTATCGGCTCCAGTAAAAACAAGGGCTGGCAGATTTGCCAGCCCATAATTTTTGTTTTTGCGTCAAAGTTTGCGTCAATGACTATTTTGCGTCAATAATACTGTACAGTTTTTGTTGCCTTTGCTTCATAGCTTTTATCTGCGAAATAGATACGCTATGCATGTAGTTTTCTGTTAACACTTTTGGCGAGCATGTCCTGTCAGAACTTGGATTGTAGCCGCTGTCTTGGGTGTAATTAATAAATAAGCTTGGCCGCTTCGTCCTACGGGCTGGGGCGGCTTTTTTAGTTTATGGCAGACAGCTAGTGTTTTACATATAATAGAATAAGAAGCAACATGGGAGGCATCCTTGTGGACCACTATTTTGGTATACCCAATTGGCCTTTGCCGAAGTCCACTAAAAAATGTGTCAAAACCTATACTTCGACCTTAAAATTATATGAAGTTTCTTTCTTTAGATTATATAAGGTATGCCTGTGGTGCGGTTGCGAATTTGATTATTACAATTTTCATGGCGTATGTCCTTTTTGTGGCGACAATCCTAATGGTGATAATATTGACGATCCCCCTCAACCTGGTTTCGTGTTTTTTCCAGAACTCCTGCTTGCAACTTCTCCGCTCGCGCTTTTCCCGGAACTCGCGTTTTATCCATAGATTGCTGGTGAAACTATGCCGTGTTGCTGCGCCCACACCGTGTCAAAAAAAATAGCGGCTTAACCTGGTCATCTCCCGTTATCAGATTGCGATAAAAATATATTTTCTTATATTTTCTTTATGTCGGTGGTTTGATTGCTCTGCCAAACAAGGAAATAAATTTCAATCGATGAATGGATATAAAAACACTGGTAATTGTTTAAAGGAGCGGAGAAAACAAAATGGCGTTAGGAGTGGCGATTATCGGGGCTGGCATGATTGCCAATATTCATGTCACAGCCCTTCAAGAAATACCCGGGGCGAGGATTACCGGAGTTTGGAGCCGAAATGCGGAGGCAACGGCTAAATTTGCCGCCAAACACGGGATAAAGGCTTTTAAATCGTATGAAGATGTTCTGGCTGACGCGAAGACCGATATTATTAGCCTGTGCCTCCCGCCAGGCCTTCATGTCGACTTCGGTTTGCAGGCAGCAGCGGCGGGAAAACATCTTATAGTAGAAAAGCCGATGGATATCGACGCGGCAAAAGCGCGACGGCTTATTGAAGTGTACCGTGCGAAAAATCTTGTTTTGTCGGTAATTTTTCAAAACCGGTTTACTCCCGCCGCGCAGCGGGTTAAAGCCGCCCTTGACGCCGGGCTGCTCGGCAAACTAATCCTGGGAGATGCATACGTTAAGTGGTATCGTTCTCCCGAATATTATGCCAGTGGCGCCTGGCGGGGCACTTGGAATATTGAGGGTGGCGGAGCGCTTATCAACCAGGCAATTCACACGATCGACCTTCTCCAATGGTTTATGGGCGGTGTAAGATCCGTTTCCGGAATGATTAAGACATCCATCCATAAAATAGAAACGGAAGATTTAGGCGTTGCCGCAGTGGAGTATCATAACGGCGCGCTTGGCGTCATTGAAGGCTCAACGGCCATTACACCCGGTTACAAAGAAAGGATCGAAATCCATGGAACTAAAGGCTCTTTTATATTAGAAGGCGGTATGGTGAAAGAGTGGAAGGTGGAAGGCTGCAGAGAAGAAGATTATATTGATACTCAGCCAATTTCGTACTGCGCGACGAATTCGCCGGCTATTTCGAGCGTAAACCACAAGGCGCAAATGCTGGACATTCTCCGAGCCGTTGAGCAGGGGAAGGATCCTTTGGTTACCGGCGAAGAAGGGCTCAAATCATTGGAAATCGTGCTGGGTATTTACGCATCGTCGCGGAAAGGGCAAAAAATCCAGCTGGCCTAGGCCTTATTGCCAAAGCATTTTCTCCCTGTTTTAGGAGTTATAATTGGTCGCACCTGCTTTTGTAATAAGGCAAACCTGACTCCGCCGCCTATTGAACCCGGCCGTATTTTGTGCGACAATGGCAGTAAAAGGGTTTAGGAGGCTGTGGTCGATGTCCGAACCAGAGAAAAGACCGGAACAAGCGCTTACCCTAAACCAACGGCTTAAAGAGTGGGCGCGCAAGCTCAAAGGTGATGTCATCGCCGTTTATTTTGCGCTCAAGCACCCCGGCACTCCGCTTTACGCCAAGGTGGTTGCCACCATTGTCGTCGGTTACGCATTAAGCCCCATAGACTTGATCCCAGACTTCGTGCCGGTGCTTGGGTATTTGGATGAGGTAATTCTGCTGCCGCTGGGCATAGCCCTGGCAATAAAGCTGATACCGGCAGACGTACTAACCGCCTGCCGCGAAGAAGCCCGCAATAACCCGCCGGCACTGAAGCCTAAGATTTGGATCGCGGCGTATGTCATCGTTTTTCTCTGGCTGACTGTGATTTATGCCGTGTACGCGTGGCTTAAATAGCAGGATGCGCCTCAAGTACGGCCGTTCTATCGGCGAAGCGGTAGTGCAGGCGGGACGGAAGGTGTTATCTGATAGTTGCGAAGAATAATAGAAGAATAATGAAAAGAGGTGACTTTTATGAAAAAGTCAACGACCGTCTGTTACTGCAAAAACGTCACCGAAGAAGAAATTATCGAGCATGTCGCGGTGCGGAAGTGCTGCTCCAGTCTTGAGGATATCCAAAGGCATACCGGGGCCAATACCGGGACGGAGTGCCACATCAAGAATCCGGCCGGTGTCTGATGCGGTCCGGTCGTGCAATCGGTGATTGCCAAAGCGCTGACCATGCGGAAATAGTTGTCTGGCGGCAAAAACCCCTTAACTCAGGCTAATATGAGTTAAGGGGTTAATTTTATTCTATCGTATTTTTCAGGATGCCGATGCCCGCGATTTCCAGTTCCATTACGTCGCCGGATTTCAGGAATTTGGGTGGGTTAAAGCCCGCGCCGACACCGGAAGGCGTGCCGGTGGCGATGATGTCGCCCGGCTCTAAGGTGATACCGGCGGAGATAACTTCAATTAAGGTAGGGATATCGAAGACCATGTCCCGGGTATTGGCGTTCTGTCTGATTTCCCCGTTAATTTTGCAGGAGATATTAAGGTTATGGGGATCAGGGATGGCGCTTTTGTGCACCAGGCATGGACCAAGCGGCGCAAATGTATCGAGCCCTTTGCCCAAAAACCATTGCAGGTGGCGTTTTTGCAGGTCGCGGGCCGTCACGTCATTCATGATGGTATAGCCGAAAACATAATCATATGCTTCAGCTCTGGAAACTTTGCTTGCTGTTTTGCCGATTACCACGGCCAGTTCCACTTCATAATCCAGCTGGCCGGTAACATCCTGGTGGCTTTTAACGACTGCGCCCGGGCCGACAACAGTGGTCGGCGGCTTGGTAAAGACAACGGGATATTTGGGTACCGCGGTGTTGGCATCGCCGGACTTGTCAAATTCCAACGCATGCTCGACATAGTTTTTGCCGATGCAGAAGATATTCTTTTTCGGCCGGGGAATAGGTGCCAGGACGGTTACGGCGTCAACCGCGACGAGGGGGAATTTGTTATCGGCCGCGGCTTTTTCCGCCAGCTCCTTAATCTTGGCGACAACGTCATCACCGGCTTCGATAATGGCCTGCATGTCATCCGGAATAGCCGCACTGCCCAGGAAATGCTTTTCCGCGGCGGCAATCGGGACGATAAACCGTTGTTCTTGCGTAAAAAGCCCCACATGCTGCTTGCCGTCTTGCACATAAGTTACAAACTGCATCAACATCCCTCCAGCTCAATTAATCCCAGATTAATTATACTGCTTTCGCCATTTTCATGGTAAAAAAAGTAAATATTACCATTTTTATTATAACTTATGTTACGCTGCGTGTATAGGGGGGAGGGAAGGAATTTAACGCCAATATCTTTAACGAAAACTTCCGCGCAGCAGTTCGGACAGCCGCTAACGCCGATGCGCACCTTGCCAGGCGCTTGTTGACCGAAAAATTCACTATCCAGCGCTAAACCCAGGGCAGTGCTGTCCTGTTGGGCCATTGGGCAATCCGGCTTTCCGGGGCACATGGCGACGGCCCGCACCGACTTGGCGATAAAGGATTCCGGTTTACAGCCCAGTTCGGCCAGGGCTTTTTCTCCGTCGGCCAGGCTAAGGCCCATAATTGTAATACCATTGCCGACGATTTTGAGCCGTCCGCCGTATTTTTCCGCCACGGCGGCAATTTGGCGGAGCTGTTCAGGCGTGGTCAGGCCGCCGGGGATATGCGGAGTGACCGGGAATTTGACTCTTTTATTTAAAAACGGAATATTGGCCAGCGGGGGAAGTGCCATAAGGGACCTCCTTGTCAGAATTATGTAAATCAATTTAATTATAACGCATAATTGGGTGGTTGGATACATATTGCAAAACCTTTACAGGCACAATAACAAAAGAAAATGCGGCCGCACGAAGGGAGGACAGTTATGGCCGATCCTTACGCGCGCAATATGTTTGGCGATTTTAATCCCTATTTTGCCAAGCGGCCGGTAACCGGCAGACTTGTCGTCGTTTTGGACGGCGTTTTTAACGGACGGGGCCTCCAGTTGATCAAGCCTTCGTCGCGGGCGCTGCTGGCGGGCGAGATTCATGAACTGATCATCACTGACGAAGACGCCAAACCAGGCAGCCAGGTTGACCGCATCGCTTATCTCGGCTTTTTCGAAGTGGAAAAAGGCGGGGTGATCGTGGTCGGCGACCCAGTAAAGGTAGGCGGCAAAGTGGTGGGCCGCATTGCCGGCTATGACGAGACCCACATGCCCAACCACCTGAATATCGTCCTGACCGGCGAACGCGTGTCCGGACGGGAGCGGGGCGTGGCGCTGGAAGTCGGGCTGGTAATCGGATAAAGCGGATAATAAGCAGCCGGTCGCTTCTGGCGGCAGCTTATCTAATTTTAATCACTTATTAAGGAGGGAAAGTGTGAGCTACGAAGCCAAACTGCAGGAACTAGGGCTAAAGGTACCGGAAGTGGCCAAACCGGTAGCCGCTTATGTGCCGGCCGTCAAGGTTGGCGATTATGTGTACACATCAGGCCAAATCCCGTTTGTTGAGGGTAAGCTTAAGTATGTCGGCAAGGTCGGCAAAGACTTGTCGCTTGAAGAAGGGTACGAAGCTGCGAAAGTCTGCGCCCTCAACTGCCTGGCCGCGGTAAAAAGCGTTATTGGCAGCCTGGACAAGGTAGAGCAAATCGTCAAAGTGGTAGGCTTTGTCAACAGCGCCCCCGGTTTTGCCGACCAACCCAAAGTGGTTAATGGCGCCTCTGAGCTCATCGGCCAAGTTTTCGGCACCGCCGGCGAACATGCCCGGTCGGCCGTTGGCGTGGCTGAGCTGCCGCTTAATGCTGCCGTTGAGGTAGAAATGATCGTAAAAGTAAAATAGGAGGTATTTGTTCATGGCAAAACCCAAGTACAAATTCCAGATGTACCGGCAACTGCAGGCCAACATTGCCAACATTTACGCCGACGCCCGCAAGGCGGCCGACGAGATTGGCATCCCGAAGGAAATCCGCGGTAAGTTTGGCCTGACCGGCGCGATCTCCGGCTGCCCGGCGCCGCTGCGCGACGATATCATGAAAGCCGGCGAAGAAGGCGCCAAAGAAGTTATCCCGCTGGCCAAACTGGTTGACGAGCTGCGGGAAATCGTCAAGTCGGTGTATGGTGACGAGTGGGACTGCGCGCCGACCTCGACCTGCGAAGCCGGCCTGTGGGTAACCTTTGACTGTCTGTTCAGCCCGCCGCTCCTCGGCCGTGGCGACAACTACCGTTCCCGTTACATCGCACCTTACGAAAAGCACCTCCATCACCAGGGCTCATACGGTCGCCCTTTCCCGCCGCGCTTTAAGGATATTTTCGCCGACCGGGGCTCGACTGCCGGTGAACTTGGCTTCTACGGCAAACGTCAGAACAACCTCGATACCATTATCGTGCCGCTGGCCGGCGCCCGCTATGACGTGCACGGCATTAAAGCCCATCCTGTGCCGCTCTTAACCGACGTCGATCCCGAAGAATCCATTGAAATCATCGGGCAGTACGCCGACATCCATCTGCCCATGCTGGCCGGCTTTACCAGCCTGGGCTATGAGACGCCGGGCTACGGCTACGCCGTTAAAGATGAAGACGGCGCCCCGCTCCTGCAAAAATATATCGGCGAACTGGCCCGCTCGTATGATCTGCCTTACGTCATTGACAACGCCTGGGGCCTGCCGTTCGTCGGCTGCGACCCGCGCAAAGCCAACGCCGATGTCATCATTTACAGCATGGACAAAGCGACCGGCGCCGCAACCAGCGGTCTCATCATTGGCCGGGAGGAATTGATGGTACCCATCCGCCGGGCGCTGGGCATGCATGGCGACCGCTACGGCACGACCGCATCCTACGGCAAAGCGGCCTATGTTACCTTTGACCCCGGCAAAGAAGCGTTGCTGACGCAAGTTCAGGCGCTGAAAGTGCTGCGCGACAATCCGGAAGTTCTCACCAAGCCGGTTGACGATCTGGAGCGCATTGTGCGCGAAGAATTTGGCAAAATTAACTTGCCGGCCCGCCTGAAGCAGGGCATCATTATCAGCAAGTCTTACAACTCGACGGCGGTGGAAGTCAACTACGAAAAAACGTGGGCGGGCGGCGAACTTGGCATTCCCATTTTTTCCATCGAAGACATGTATGCCGGCACCAACATCTTCCAGACTGGCTGCGCGCAGATGGGCGTCATCCCGACGGTGGCTTACGATGGCAACATTTATATTTCTCCTGGCCTCGGCACCTGTGACAGCAAGGGCCAGCTCATCGAAGACGTCACCCGCTATGCTGTCCGCGCGCTGGTCCGCCTTATCGAGATTACCTGCAAGTACGCCGGTCTTACCGAATAAGTACGAGGAGGCTTTGCCATGACCAAAAAAGTAGTAGTGGTAGGC
This sequence is a window from Sporolituus thermophilus DSM 23256. Protein-coding genes within it:
- a CDS encoding Gfo/Idh/MocA family protein translates to MALGVAIIGAGMIANIHVTALQEIPGARITGVWSRNAEATAKFAAKHGIKAFKSYEDVLADAKTDIISLCLPPGLHVDFGLQAAAAGKHLIVEKPMDIDAAKARRLIEVYRAKNLVLSVIFQNRFTPAAQRVKAALDAGLLGKLILGDAYVKWYRSPEYYASGAWRGTWNIEGGGALINQAIHTIDLLQWFMGGVRSVSGMIKTSIHKIETEDLGVAAVEYHNGALGVIEGSTAITPGYKERIEIHGTKGSFILEGGMVKEWKVEGCREEDYIDTQPISYCATNSPAISSVNHKAQMLDILRAVEQGKDPLVTGEEGLKSLEIVLGIYASSRKGQKIQLA
- a CDS encoding YkvA family protein, whose amino-acid sequence is MSEPEKRPEQALTLNQRLKEWARKLKGDVIAVYFALKHPGTPLYAKVVATIVVGYALSPIDLIPDFVPVLGYLDEVILLPLGIALAIKLIPADVLTACREEARNNPPALKPKIWIAAYVIVFLWLTVIYAVYAWLK
- the citG gene encoding triphosphoribosyl-dephospho-CoA synthase CitG; protein product: MLADQLVLSDILAAKERRRARQEALRAEYGTPIISITVNIPGPVKDRPEVRRLCDYAVAAVRRRCDVLAVSRLDLVTGPEALIALRGDAHAIKDVCVAIEEEEPFGRLLDLDVFTAAGQLVSRQDAGKARQCFVCSRPAVLCMRERRHSPAELAAAVEELLIRFAAYETRAVSPRAEKIGALAVEAMLYEVACTPAPGLVDRNNAGAHRDMDFFTFMASTAALSLTMARCAEAGLRHGGSLPALLPVLRRIGREGEQSMLAATRGVNTQKGLLFSLGIVVAAAGWLVQRRQPVAPAAVLAAVAEMVDGIVARELGGVAAKPAAKLTAGERLYRDYGITGIRGEMERGLPAVRNYGLPALRQALTAGLSVNDALVETLMVLMAHVEDTTVMNRHNPDTLRQWLRPRVAAFLAAGGMYAADGRERAAALDEEFIAHNVSPGGAADLLAVTWFLYRLEEVGESLDE
- a CDS encoding RidA family protein, which encodes MSYEAKLQELGLKVPEVAKPVAAYVPAVKVGDYVYTSGQIPFVEGKLKYVGKVGKDLSLEEGYEAAKVCALNCLAAVKSVIGSLDKVEQIVKVVGFVNSAPGFADQPKVVNGASELIGQVFGTAGEHARSAVGVAELPLNAAVEVEMIVKVK
- a CDS encoding DUF6917 domain-containing protein; translated protein: MADPYARNMFGDFNPYFAKRPVTGRLVVVLDGVFNGRGLQLIKPSSRALLAGEIHELIITDEDAKPGSQVDRIAYLGFFEVEKGGVIVVGDPVKVGGKVVGRIAGYDETHMPNHLNIVLTGERVSGRERGVALEVGLVIG
- a CDS encoding fumarylacetoacetate hydrolase family protein — encoded protein: MQFVTYVQDGKQHVGLFTQEQRFIVPIAAAEKHFLGSAAIPDDMQAIIEAGDDVVAKIKELAEKAAADNKFPLVAVDAVTVLAPIPRPKKNIFCIGKNYVEHALEFDKSGDANTAVPKYPVVFTKPPTTVVGPGAVVKSHQDVTGQLDYEVELAVVIGKTASKVSRAEAYDYVFGYTIMNDVTARDLQKRHLQWFLGKGLDTFAPLGPCLVHKSAIPDPHNLNISCKINGEIRQNANTRDMVFDIPTLIEVISAGITLEPGDIIATGTPSGVGAGFNPPKFLKSGDVMELEIAGIGILKNTIE
- a CDS encoding HD-GYP domain-containing protein → MQFNIHPVNLIRALSQALELSTDGLSRHHWRTAYIANRLAEHIGIDGSQRLILVYAALLHDLGAASNWEERLRLPSMLTGTGGNIYAHAEAGYELLKDSAQLGIVAEPIRHHHDYWDGSSPSGVGGKDIPLISRIINLADRVEVLLREDDFILTQRPAVLAAIRSQSGICFDPELVRAFHDFAREESFWFDLANRHYYQNFFRDIDDYGRMRFTIDDVINVAEVFATIIDRTSRFTGAHSRCVSLVASFLAELKGYSAAEVKAMRIAGLFHDLGKLAIPNAILEKPGKLSEQEFALIKQHVYYTYRILEQIDGFDIIAEWAAYHHETLDGTGYPFRIDEKRLRLGSRIMAVADVFTALSEIRPYREPLPYQKVESIMRGMVDSRKLDAKITAELFDNGRELYDLIQSMTSAYGP